Proteins from one bacterium genomic window:
- a CDS encoding CTP synthase codes for MTKYIFVTGGVVSSIGKGIAAASIGRLLRNRGFKIAPVKIDPYINVDAGTMNPYQHGEVFVTEDGAETDLDLGHYERFVDVFCTRHSNVTTGAIYKSVIEKERRGEYLGATVQVIPHITNEIKERIVRVGRESNADVVMAEIGGTVGDIEGLPFLEAIRQFKKDVGSDNVMYIHVTLIPSVGPWNEVKTKPTQHSVINLREIGIRPDVLICRTKIPLGDDVKDKISLFTDVDRAAVIESLDCETIYEVPVLFEDAGLGDLVCERLSLGAPKHDLSEWRKLVDTIKHPQNEVTIAIVGKYTDNGDAYISIAEALKHGGIASNAHVNIRWIESDEIEENEPATLLNGADALVVAPGFGARGVEGKIRAIQYARETKLPFLGLCFGLQMAVIEYARNVCGLEGAHTEEVDPNTPYPVIHLLPDQIDISDKGGTMRLGAYPCRITSKTLAHRLYGDSVIDERHRHRYEVNNEYRETLSQRGMVFSGVSPDYRLVEIVEVSDHPYFIATQFHPEFKSRPNRPHPLFAGLVKAALDRCKKEAVAVTQVTDSTVVTTK; via the coding sequence TTGACCAAATATATTTTTGTTACGGGCGGTGTTGTAAGTTCAATTGGAAAAGGAATTGCAGCCGCAAGTATTGGTAGACTGCTCCGGAACCGGGGCTTTAAAATTGCTCCCGTAAAAATTGACCCCTATATTAACGTAGATGCCGGAACCATGAATCCGTACCAACACGGTGAAGTGTTCGTTACGGAAGATGGAGCCGAAACCGATCTCGACCTCGGGCATTACGAACGATTTGTTGATGTCTTCTGCACCCGCCACTCAAACGTCACTACTGGCGCAATTTATAAATCTGTGATCGAAAAAGAGCGCCGCGGTGAGTATCTGGGCGCAACGGTCCAGGTGATTCCCCACATCACCAATGAAATCAAAGAGCGCATCGTCCGAGTTGGGCGTGAATCGAATGCGGATGTGGTGATGGCGGAAATCGGCGGAACCGTCGGCGACATCGAAGGCTTACCGTTCTTAGAAGCCATTCGCCAGTTTAAAAAGGATGTGGGAAGCGACAACGTGATGTATATTCACGTCACCCTCATCCCCTCGGTTGGCCCATGGAATGAAGTCAAAACCAAGCCCACCCAGCACAGTGTTATTAACCTTCGCGAAATTGGCATCCGTCCCGATGTGTTGATATGCCGAACTAAAATTCCTCTTGGGGACGATGTTAAAGATAAAATCTCGCTTTTCACCGACGTAGACCGCGCAGCCGTTATCGAGTCGCTTGATTGCGAGACCATTTACGAAGTGCCAGTGTTGTTCGAGGACGCCGGTTTGGGCGATTTAGTCTGCGAGCGATTAAGTTTAGGCGCTCCTAAGCATGACTTATCCGAATGGCGCAAATTGGTCGACACCATTAAGCATCCTCAGAATGAGGTCACGATTGCCATCGTTGGAAAGTATACGGATAACGGCGACGCCTACATCAGCATCGCCGAAGCTCTTAAGCATGGCGGAATTGCATCGAATGCTCATGTTAATATTCGTTGGATTGAATCCGATGAGATTGAAGAAAATGAGCCTGCTACACTTCTTAATGGTGCGGATGCGCTAGTTGTGGCTCCCGGATTTGGCGCGCGCGGAGTTGAAGGTAAGATTCGAGCCATCCAATACGCCCGCGAAACAAAACTTCCATTCTTGGGACTTTGTTTTGGCTTGCAGATGGCGGTTATCGAGTATGCCCGTAACGTTTGTGGGCTAGAAGGCGCTCATACGGAAGAAGTTGATCCTAATACCCCTTACCCTGTCATTCACTTGCTGCCCGATCAAATAGATATTTCAGACAAAGGCGGAACGATGCGCCTTGGCGCCTACCCTTGCCGCATAACCAGTAAGACTTTAGCCCATCGTCTTTATGGCGATTCGGTGATCGATGAACGCCATCGCCATCGTTATGAAGTCAATAACGAATATCGTGAGACTTTATCTCAGCGCGGAATGGTCTTCAGCGGGGTTTCTCCCGATTACCGGTTGGTGGAAATCGTCGAGGTCAGTGATCACCCCTATTTCATTGCCACTCAATTCCACCCCGAATTCAAGTCGCGCCCCAACCGTCCCCACCCCCTTTTCGCGGGATTGGTCAAAGCGGCTTTAGA
- a CDS encoding DUF2892 domain-containing protein: MTTERWLRLIAGTFVLTSVALGHWVNPWWLAFTAFVGLNLFQSGFTNACPMKSLLERFGTTSSKGCCQSVKAE, encoded by the coding sequence ATGACTACTGAACGATGGCTTCGACTTATAGCGGGAACATTTGTATTGACGAGCGTAGCATTGGGCCATTGGGTCAACCCATGGTGGCTCGCGTTCACGGCTTTCGTAGGGTTAAACCTATTCCAATCAGGATTCACCAATGCCTGTCCCATGAAATCATTATTAGAGCGCTTTGGCACCACTTCCTCAAAAGGATGCTGCCAGAGTGTTAAAGCCGAGTAG